A genomic region of Bernardetia sp. ABR2-2B contains the following coding sequences:
- a CDS encoding M91 family zinc metallopeptidase: MNYKIFVFALLVGATFLYGCSSKENNNKTTSNLEFGKENTQFRNTETKNQSPYAMFGDSSFVLMSEAERNGKHSLDIKNGNVAKIELDLYLGRVRTFDEKDNLIKETFLDTDNFARFLSIDRLAHKYPDLNPYNFVGNNPIRNIDPNGDSIVVTTTSTITLEDGSTTGKNERWFYDKNANGDFAFISSETGETYSGNDSFVLELTASLGKLREGNRGRSLVEGLTSISEIINIISTSGGSAADMKNGTYVKWNSEDVFTGADEFGITETKNYVMLGHELAHVEDIKNGTINRNTWTRVLTANGQNKSIPYAEIYATHVENMIRKEQGLPLRQYYSVGADGTNNEDTRILDNGQSLYYRNDGSTNFNSIGRPKNRYTY; encoded by the coding sequence ATGAACTACAAAATATTCGTTTTTGCTTTGCTAGTAGGTGCAACATTTCTCTATGGATGTTCTAGCAAAGAAAACAATAATAAAACTACTTCTAATCTTGAATTTGGAAAAGAAAACACGCAGTTTCGAAACACAGAAACTAAAAACCAAAGTCCTTATGCGATGTTTGGAGATAGCTCTTTTGTTTTGATGAGTGAAGCTGAGAGAAATGGAAAGCATAGCCTTGATATTAAAAATGGAAACGTTGCAAAAATAGAATTGGACTTGTATTTGGGTAGAGTGCGTACCTTTGATGAAAAAGATAATCTAATAAAAGAGACATTTCTTGATACTGATAACTTTGCTCGTTTCTTGAGTATAGATAGGTTAGCACATAAATATCCAGATTTAAACCCTTATAACTTTGTAGGTAACAATCCGATACGAAATATTGATCCAAATGGAGATAGTATTGTCGTTACTACAACTTCTACTATAACTCTAGAGGATGGTTCTACAACTGGAAAAAATGAGAGATGGTTTTATGATAAAAATGCTAATGGAGATTTTGCTTTTATAAGTTCAGAAACAGGAGAAACATACTCAGGTAATGACAGTTTTGTTCTTGAACTAACTGCATCGCTTGGCAAACTTAGAGAAGGAAATAGGGGACGTTCTTTAGTAGAAGGGCTTACATCTATTTCTGAAATTATAAATATTATATCAACTAGTGGAGGTAGTGCTGCAGATATGAAGAATGGCACTTATGTCAAGTGGAATTCAGAAGATGTTTTTACAGGTGCAGATGAATTTGGGATTACGGAAACTAAAAATTATGTCATGCTAGGTCATGAGTTAGCTCATGTAGAAGATATTAAGAACGGAACTATAAATAGAAATACTTGGACAAGAGTTCTTACTGCTAACGGTCAAAATAAAAGTATTCCGTATGCTGAAATATATGCCACTCACGTTGAAAACATGATAAGAAAAGAACAAGGTTTACCTCTTAGACAATATTATTCAGTAGGAGCAGATGGCACAAATAATGAAGATACTCGTATATTAGACAATGGTCAATCTTTGTATTATAGAAATGATGGAAGTACAAATTTTAACTCAATAGGAAGACCTAAAAATAGATATACTTACTGA